One part of the Prunus persica cultivar Lovell chromosome G5, Prunus_persica_NCBIv2, whole genome shotgun sequence genome encodes these proteins:
- the LOC109949223 gene encoding uncharacterized protein LOC109949223, whose translation MSGCKSSEIIAKRTAKQLKAALAIATQRRNLGIRICDERMNNKEKQPRGTQQDNSQQETTIRGHRENEVRTSNVRSNSSSTHPATDVEEQPAQAQNVTQTKEQKKKRGPTRMAVIPQGKKSRLEVSFNLGGQLCGPNSESFASFLGVLTRAHVPIVMSNWKDLKEKNKDELWSLLQQNYIVGDEHKNFIFRMMGKYWRQFKSKITTAIREASKRKHKARAISLVKPDNVKSKEDWDKFVKERLGAEFQKLSEKFKAMRKKQKYTHTMSRKGYARMEYDMKLNHPNPEEINRVTLWTKAHERKDGTPINEVVSNILKDIKTCNESKENPPARNSIRDDAIARVLGPETRGRVRGLGFGATPSRVDAVIQGSERVKELESVVKSQSQRMQLIEAKLEAFIKMSQEPQNKNVEDMISAHACTPQSQQGSRHVQDKSYNVNARCGQSSNLEYGRCQLLHWYNFELEQVVAEGHIASTDPTVKVHHMPIGRDCWKVWVDEVLDEELNLYRPTDEARRLGEALGSTVAWPKSCIKLLN comes from the exons ATGTCTGGTTGTAAG TCTTCTGAGATTATTGCAAAGAGAACAGCAAAGCAACTCAAGGCAGCATTGGCTATTGCAACTCAACGTCGAAATTTAGGAATTCGTATATGTGATGAAAGGATGAATAACAAAGAGAAACAACCAAGAGGTACACAGCAAGACAATTCGCAGCAGGAAACTACCATTAGAGGACATCGTGAAAATGAGGTTAGAACATCTAATGTGAGGTCCAATTCTTCATCTACTCATCCAGCTACTGATGTAGAAGAGCAGCCAGCACAAGCTCAAAATGTTACACAaaccaaagaacaaaaaaagaagcgaGGTCCTACTAGAATGGCAGTTATTCCCCAAGGCAAAAAATCACGGTTAGAAGTTAGTTTCAATCTCGGTGGACAACTATGTGGTCCAAATTCAGAGTCTTTTGCCTCATTTCTTGGGGTCTTAACGCGAGCGCATGTGCCTATTGTTATGTCAAATTGGAAGgaccttaaagaaaaaaacaaggatGAGCTTTGGTCATTACTTCag CAAAACTACATAGTGGGAGATGAgcataaaaattttatttttaggatGATGGGGAAATATTGGAGACAATTTAAATCAAAAATAACAACAGCAATTCGTGAAGCAAGTAAAAGAAAGCATAAGGCACGTGCCATTTCCCTTGTGAAGCCAGACAATGTAAAGTCAAAGGAAGATTGGGACAAATTTGTCAAAGAAAGACTTGGAGCGGAATTTCAA AAACTAAGTGAAAAGTTTAAAGCAATGAGAAAGAAGCAAAAGTACACACATACAATGAGTCGAAAAGGCTATGCCCGTATGGAGTATGACATG AAATTAAATCATCCAAATCCTGAAGAAATAAATAGAGTGACATTGTGGACAAAAGCGCATGAGAGAAAGGATGGTACACCAATTAACGAAGTTGTTAGCAACATATTG AAAGATATAAAGACGTGCAATGAGTCGAAAGAGAATCCACCAGCGAGAAATTCTATACGAGATGATGCTATAGCAAGAGTTTTGGGACCTGAAACTCGTGGCCGAGTTCGAGGGCTTGGGTTTGGTGCAACACCCTCTAGAGTAGATGCAGTAATTCAAGGCAGTGAACGAGTTAAAGAACTTGAATCCGTAGTGAAATCTCAATCTCAAAGGATGCAGCTAATTGAAGCCAAACTTGAAGCATTTATTAAAATGTCTCAAGAG CCTCAAAATAAGAATGTAGAGGATATGATAAGTGCACATGCATGTACTCCTCAA TCACAACAAGGAAGCCGTCATGTACAAGATAAAAGTTACAATGTGAATGCAAGATGTGGTCAAAGTAGCAATCTTGAATATGGAAGATGTCAACTTTTACACTGGTACAATTTTGAATTGGAGCAAGTTGTAGCTGAGGGACATATTGCCTCAACAGACCCAACTGTTAAAGTTCATCATATGCCTATTGGACGTGATTGTTGGAAGGTTTGGGTTGATGAAGTGCTTGATGAAGAACTTAACTTGTATAGACCCACAGATGAAGCGCGAAGACTTGGTGAAGCTTTAGGCAGTACTGTTGCATGGCCAAAAAGCTGTATAAAATTGCTTAACTAA